From Pseudopipra pipra isolate bDixPip1 chromosome 13, bDixPip1.hap1, whole genome shotgun sequence, a single genomic window includes:
- the LAMP2 gene encoding lysosome-associated membrane glycoprotein 2 isoform X2 gives MESSGGAARRLAALGRPRPAPHMTAGEGFVAPARPGPSPPPGVPAGSTPAMEPVRPAAASRRRLLLPLLLLGVSGFFQSHAVEVDIKDASNATCLYANWMMRFLITYESNTSDYKTTTLNLSSSVTHDGSVCGNDTQAALVAVQFGEGHSWSINFTKTNETFQGDLITFTYNTNDTAVFPDAKRKGPVSVVVKDPTHPVQLNNVYVCHNADFIEAENVTQIFWNVTVQPFVQNGTVSKKESRCRADTPTSAPTVLPTTANVTTVSTTTLSPAPTTPPKPVENPDTGNYSLKSGNKTCLLATVGLQLNVSQDKPLLININPKTTIADGACGNTTATLKLNDGNSTLISFTFVVKNTSASVQKFYLKEVNVTLLNRLNGSVISSADNHNFSKWDAFLGSSYMCRKEQTLDISEDIQVHTFNLRIQPFLVEANKFATAQECSLDDDSILIPIVVGAALAVLIAIIVVAYIIGRRKSYAGYQTL, from the exons ATGGAATcgagcggcggcgccgcgcggCGATTGGCGGCGCtcgggcggccccgccccgcccctcaCATGACCGCTGGCGAGGGTTTTGTCGCGCCCGCTCGCCCCGGCCCCTCGCCGCCCCCCGGAGTCCCCGCCGGCAGCACCCCCGCGATGGAGCCCgtccgccccgccgccgcctcccgccgccgcctcctgctgccgctgctgctgctcggCGTGTCCG GTTTTTTCCAGTCCCATGCAGTGGAAGTAGATATAAAGGATGCCTCTAATGCTACATGCCTGTATGCAAATTGGATGATGAGGTTCTTGATAACATATGAATCAAACACTAGTGATTAT aaaaccACAACCTTGAATTTGTCATCCAGCGTGACCCACGATGGAAGCGTCTGTGGCAATGACACACAAGCTGCACTTGTGGCAGTGCAGTTTGGGGAAGGTCATTCTTGGAGCATTAACTTTACAAAAACCAACGAAACTTTCCAGGGAGACTTGATCACATTTACCTACAACACCAATGACACAGCTGTGTTTCCTGATGCCAAAAGAAAAG GACCAGTTTCTGTTGTTGTAAAGGACCCTACACATCCAGTTCAACTGAATAATGTCTACGTGTGTCATAATGCTGACTTTATTGAAGCAGAAAATGTAACACAGATTTTCTGGAATGTTACTGTGCAGCCTTTTGTTCAGAATGGCACAGTCAGTAAAAAAG aGTCTAGATGTCGTGCTGATACACCTACTTCTGCACCTACTGTTCTGCCTACTACTGCCAATGTAACTACTGTATCCACCACCACTTTGTCACCTGCTCCAACCACTCCTCCCAAGCCTGTGGAGAATCCAGACACAGGAAATTATTCTCTTAaaagtggaaataaaacttGTCTTCTGGCTactgtggggctgcagctgaATGTTTCCCAAGACAAg CCTCTCCTGATCAACATCAATCCAAAGACAACCATCGCAGATGGTGCCTGTGGTAACACAACAGCAACTCTGAAGCTGAACGATGGAAATAGCACACTGATTAGTTTCACATTTGTTGTT aaaaatacaagtgCAAGTGTACAGAAGTTTTATCTGAAAGAGGTGAATGTTACGCTGCTCAACCGTCTGAATGGTTCTG TCATTTCAAGTGCAGATAACCACAACTTCAGCAAGTGGGATGCTTTCCTTGGGAGCTCTTACATGTGCCGAAAAGAGCAAACTCTTGACATTAGTGAAGATATTCAAGTACATACTTTTAACCTACGGATTCAGCCATTCCTTGTGGAGGCAAATAAGTTTG CTACAGCCCAGGAGTGTTCGCTGGATGATGACAGCATTCTAATCCCAATTGTAGTTGGTGCTGCACTTGCTGTCTTGATTGCCATTATAGTGGTGGCTTACATAATTGGCAGAAGAAAAAGCTATGCTGGATATCAAACTCTGTGA
- the LAMP2 gene encoding lysosome-associated membrane glycoprotein 2 isoform X1, translated as MESSGGAARRLAALGRPRPAPHMTAGEGFVAPARPGPSPPPGVPAGSTPAMEPVRPAAASRRRLLLPLLLLGVSGFFQSHAVEVDIKDASNATCLYANWMMRFLITYESNTSDYKTTTLNLSSSVTHDGSVCGNDTQAALVAVQFGEGHSWSINFTKTNETFQGDLITFTYNTNDTAVFPDAKRKGPVSVVVKDPTHPVQLNNVYVCHNADFIEAENVTQIFWNVTVQPFVQNGTVSKKESRCRADTPTSAPTVLPTTANVTTVSTTTLSPAPTTPPKPVENPDTGNYSLKSGNKTCLLATVGLQLNVSQDKPLLININPKTTIADGACGNTTATLKLNDGNSTLISFTFVVKNTSASVQKFYLKEVNVTLLNRLNGSVISSADNHNFSKWDAFLGSSYMCRKEQTLDISEDIQVHTFNLRIQPFLVEANKFATAQECPADSDLNFLIPIAVGMALGFLIILVFISYLIGRRKSRTGYQSV; from the exons ATGGAATcgagcggcggcgccgcgcggCGATTGGCGGCGCtcgggcggccccgccccgcccctcaCATGACCGCTGGCGAGGGTTTTGTCGCGCCCGCTCGCCCCGGCCCCTCGCCGCCCCCCGGAGTCCCCGCCGGCAGCACCCCCGCGATGGAGCCCgtccgccccgccgccgcctcccgccgccgcctcctgctgccgctgctgctgctcggCGTGTCCG GTTTTTTCCAGTCCCATGCAGTGGAAGTAGATATAAAGGATGCCTCTAATGCTACATGCCTGTATGCAAATTGGATGATGAGGTTCTTGATAACATATGAATCAAACACTAGTGATTAT aaaaccACAACCTTGAATTTGTCATCCAGCGTGACCCACGATGGAAGCGTCTGTGGCAATGACACACAAGCTGCACTTGTGGCAGTGCAGTTTGGGGAAGGTCATTCTTGGAGCATTAACTTTACAAAAACCAACGAAACTTTCCAGGGAGACTTGATCACATTTACCTACAACACCAATGACACAGCTGTGTTTCCTGATGCCAAAAGAAAAG GACCAGTTTCTGTTGTTGTAAAGGACCCTACACATCCAGTTCAACTGAATAATGTCTACGTGTGTCATAATGCTGACTTTATTGAAGCAGAAAATGTAACACAGATTTTCTGGAATGTTACTGTGCAGCCTTTTGTTCAGAATGGCACAGTCAGTAAAAAAG aGTCTAGATGTCGTGCTGATACACCTACTTCTGCACCTACTGTTCTGCCTACTACTGCCAATGTAACTACTGTATCCACCACCACTTTGTCACCTGCTCCAACCACTCCTCCCAAGCCTGTGGAGAATCCAGACACAGGAAATTATTCTCTTAaaagtggaaataaaacttGTCTTCTGGCTactgtggggctgcagctgaATGTTTCCCAAGACAAg CCTCTCCTGATCAACATCAATCCAAAGACAACCATCGCAGATGGTGCCTGTGGTAACACAACAGCAACTCTGAAGCTGAACGATGGAAATAGCACACTGATTAGTTTCACATTTGTTGTT aaaaatacaagtgCAAGTGTACAGAAGTTTTATCTGAAAGAGGTGAATGTTACGCTGCTCAACCGTCTGAATGGTTCTG TCATTTCAAGTGCAGATAACCACAACTTCAGCAAGTGGGATGCTTTCCTTGGGAGCTCTTACATGTGCCGAAAAGAGCAAACTCTTGACATTAGTGAAGATATTCAAGTACATACTTTTAACCTACGGATTCAGCCATTCCTTGTGGAGGCAAATAAGTTTGCTACAG CCCAAGAATGCCCTGCTGATTCTGACCTGAACTTTCTTATTCCCATCGCAGTGGGCATGGCGCTCGGATTCCTTATCATTCTTGTCTTTATATCTTACCTcattggaagaagaaaaagtcgTACTGGCTATCAGTCTGTATAA
- the ATP1B4 gene encoding protein ATP1B4, translated as MDRNTSTRGMEGQHSSSSQEAENKHEEKVQDPDRGKDETKAEMGSKTWADLAGEMKIFLWNPEERTCLGRTAKSWGLILLFYFVFYTCLAGMFAFCMYVMLLTLSPYTPRFRDRVSPPGVMIRPYLNGFTIAFNVSQPNTWQPYVDSMHHFLAAYDDKVQEEKNIECVSGQYFIQGGDDSEEKKACQFKRSLLQNCSGIEDPTFGYSKGQPCILLKMNRIIGYRPGAGVPVRVDCKVQKGNESHLRSVDFYPGNGTFDLMYYPYYGKFTHVNYTSPLVAMHFTDVEKNHLVPIQCSLNGKGIINDLNSDRFLGRIIFTLSIGK; from the exons atggacaggaaCACCAGCACCAGGGGCATGGAGGGCCAGCACAGCAGTTCCAGCCAGGAGGCG GAAAATAAGCATGAGGAGAAGGTCCAAGATCCTGACAGAGGGAAGGACGAGACCAAGGCAGAGATGGGGAGCAAAACCTGGGCAGACCTGGCTGGGGAGATGAAGATATTCCTGTGGAACCCGGAGGAGAGAACATGCCTGGGGAGAACAGCCAAGAGCTGGG GCCTGATCTTACTGTTTTACTTCGTTTTCTACACGTGCCTGGCGGGAATGTTTGCTTTTTGCATGTACGTGATGCTGCTCACGCTGAGCCCCTACACGCCCAGGTTCCGGGACCGCGTGTCTCCGCCAG GAGTGATGATCAGGCCGTACTTGAATGGGTTCACCATTGCCTTCAATGTCTCTCAGCCCAACACGTGGCAGCCCTATGTGGACAGCATGCACCACTTCCTAGCAG CTTATGATGACAAagttcaagaagaaaagaacatCGAGTGTGTCTCGGGACAGTACTTCATCCAAGGGGGTGATGACAGTGAGGAGAAGAAGGCCTGCCAGTTCAAGCGCTCACTGCTGCAGAACTGCTCTGGCATTGAGGACCCAACATTTGGATACTCCAAAGGCCAGCCCTGCATCCTGCTGAAGATGAACCGG aTCATAGGCTACCGCCCTGGCGCTGGggtccctgtgagggtggaCTGCAAAGTGCAG AAAGGCAATGAGAGCCATCTCAGATCCGTGGACTTCTACCCTGGGAACGGGACGTTTGACCTCATGTATTATCCCTACTACGGCAAGTTCACTCAT GTCAACTACACATCCCCACTGGTGGCCATGCACTTTACAGATGTGGAGAAGAATCACTTGGTCCCCATTCAGTGCAGTCTGAATGGGAAAGGGATTATCAATGACCTTAACAGCGACCGCTTCCTGGGCCGAATCATCTTCACACTCAGCATTGGGAAGTAG